In the genome of Acidimicrobiia bacterium, one region contains:
- a CDS encoding peroxiredoxin, producing the protein MAIALGDEAPNFTADTTEGKLDLHDYLGESWGVLFSHPKDFTPVCTTELGRVAALKPEFDKRNVKVIGLSVDATTDHEAWAKDIEETQGTAPNYPIIGDTKFEVSKLYGMLPASTSGDPKERTPADNMTVRNVYVIGPDKKVKMILTYPMTTGRNFDEILRVIDSLQLNANYQVATPADWKQGDDVIITAAVSNEDAEKRFPGFKTIKPYLRVTPQPSK; encoded by the coding sequence ATGGCGATCGCACTGGGCGACGAAGCCCCGAACTTCACCGCCGACACCACCGAGGGCAAGCTCGACCTCCACGACTACCTCGGCGAGAGCTGGGGCGTGCTGTTCTCACACCCGAAGGACTTCACGCCGGTCTGCACCACGGAGCTCGGACGCGTCGCCGCACTCAAGCCGGAGTTCGACAAGCGGAACGTGAAGGTGATCGGCCTGTCGGTCGACGCCACCACCGACCACGAGGCCTGGGCGAAGGACATCGAAGAGACCCAAGGCACGGCGCCCAACTACCCGATCATCGGCGACACGAAGTTCGAGGTGTCGAAGCTCTACGGCATGCTGCCTGCGAGCACGAGCGGCGACCCCAAGGAGCGGACGCCGGCCGACAACATGACCGTGCGCAACGTGTACGTCATCGGGCCCGACAAGAAGGTCAAGATGATCCTCACGTACCCGATGACGACGGGTCGCAACTTCGACGAGATCCTGCGCGTCATCGACTCGCTCCAGCTCAACGCCAACTACCAGGTCGCGACGCCGGCCGACTGGAAGCAGGGCGATGACGTCATCATCACCGCCGCAGTGAGCAACGAGGACGCCGAGAAGCGGTTCCCCGGATTCAAGACGATCAAGCCCTACCTGCGCGTCACCCCGCAGCCGAGCAAGTAA
- a CDS encoding MFS transporter, giving the protein MDEPPLALVYVGAGLVAGFGGFAAATRTAIIPNVVSRAQLPSTLSLNQLMFNTTMIVGPAIGGVVIDGLGLPAAYGLDVVSFLVAIMTAFLIKPQVPTQESVATEARGGSIAHGWSQLTEGFRFLRGQRVLKATFYVDMIAMIFGMPRALFTVLAVTQFGASRGSEGSVVGLLFSAVAVGAVVAALTTGWVRHVRRHGLAVLLAVAIWGLGIVLFGLSGGVLPLALASLALAGAADMVSAVFRGSILQSTVPDNLRGRMSSVHILVVVGGPQLGDVEAGLVAAVFTPVASVVIGGAACIAGVVVLALAVPEFARYRAPRFVEPGG; this is encoded by the coding sequence ATGGACGAGCCGCCGTTGGCCCTCGTCTACGTGGGTGCGGGACTGGTCGCAGGCTTCGGCGGCTTCGCCGCGGCGACCCGCACCGCGATCATCCCGAACGTCGTGTCGCGAGCGCAGCTGCCGTCGACGCTGTCGCTCAATCAACTGATGTTCAACACGACGATGATCGTGGGACCGGCGATCGGCGGCGTCGTGATCGACGGACTCGGTCTGCCGGCCGCGTACGGGCTCGACGTCGTGAGCTTCCTGGTAGCGATCATGACCGCTTTCCTCATCAAGCCCCAGGTGCCCACGCAGGAGTCCGTCGCGACCGAGGCTCGGGGAGGCTCGATCGCTCACGGCTGGTCGCAGCTTACCGAGGGGTTCCGGTTCCTACGAGGGCAGCGCGTGCTCAAGGCGACGTTCTATGTCGACATGATCGCGATGATCTTCGGGATGCCTCGCGCGCTGTTCACGGTGCTCGCCGTCACCCAGTTCGGCGCGTCGCGGGGGTCTGAGGGATCGGTAGTTGGCCTGCTCTTCTCTGCGGTCGCGGTGGGGGCGGTCGTGGCCGCGCTCACGACCGGTTGGGTGCGCCACGTCCGGCGCCACGGGCTCGCGGTGCTCTTGGCCGTCGCAATCTGGGGACTCGGCATCGTGCTGTTCGGACTGTCCGGCGGGGTGCTGCCGCTCGCGCTGGCCAGCCTCGCGCTGGCCGGCGCGGCCGACATGGTGTCGGCGGTGTTCCGCGGCAGCATCCTTCAGTCGACGGTCCCCGACAACCTCCGGGGCCGGATGTCGTCCGTGCACATCCTCGTCGTGGTCGGCGGCCCGCAGCTCGGCGACGTCGAAGCCGGCCTCGTCGCCGCCGTGTTCACACCAGTCGCGTCGGTCGTGATCGGCGGCGCGGCATGCATCGCGGGGGTGGTGGTGCTGGCCCTTGCCGTCCCGGAGTTCGCCCGCTACCGCGCACCGCGCTTCGTCGAGCCTGGCGGTTGA
- the secA gene encoding preprotein translocase subunit SecA has translation MGLFNKLLHAGEGKKLKLLGSIVPEVNALEPEMEARSDDELRALTAEFRARVDEAGDPVTDREARIDMLDELLPEAFAAVREAAKRTIGQRHFDVQIMGGAALHFGWVAEMKTGEGKTLVATLPAYLNALAGYGVHLITVNDYLAKRDAEWMGQIYSFLGMEVGVVIPEIDDWDEKKIAYNADITHGTNNEFGFDYLRDNMAGSREEQVQRGHSFAIVDEVDSILVDEARTPLIISGRADDAQQLYYQFARIVGGLMRDRDYEVDEAKRTVVPTEEGIGRVEEALSVTNLYEHVNQNFVHQLQAALRAKELFKRDVDYVVADGEVKIVDEFTGRILEGRRWSEGLHQAVEAKEGVRIKEENQTLATVTLQNYFRMYDKLAGMTGTAATEAGEFAHTYGLEVVSIPTNVLMIRADHPDLIYKSEASKFEAVADDIQECFERGQPVLVGTISVEKSEHLSGLLQRRGIQHAVLNAKQHEKEAHIVTQAGRPHAVTVATNMAGRGVDILLGGNPEGLARSDLLAEGSSPADDPQRFAELIRKYREQCNEEGEQVRQLGGLYVLGTERHESRRIDNQLRGRSGRQGDPGESRFYLSLEDDLMRLFATGAMSWVMDRAFPDDMPLEAKMVTKAIERAQRTVEDRNFEIRKDVLKYDEVMNEQRKVIYRRRQQILDGEDLREQALEAIEDALDRLIEANCPGEFPEDWDLDEFHRNLLVTLPTQLERAALNESMHVDQLRELVVADALAQYAAKEEVVGSEQLRELERRVMLSVIDQHWREHLYEMDYLREGINLRAMGQRDPLAEWQREGYDMFEAMMALIEDNFVQFVTHLQVVAEEPERAAPRNLRYSAPEDPVQGSGGLRDVAASAPPAEVEEAPFGEVVEPIADTEVQQQPVTVDKTPGRNEPCYCGSGKKFKLCHGR, from the coding sequence ATGGGCCTCTTCAACAAGCTCCTTCACGCCGGCGAGGGCAAGAAGCTCAAGCTTCTCGGGTCGATCGTGCCCGAAGTCAACGCGCTCGAGCCGGAGATGGAAGCGCGCAGCGACGACGAGCTGCGTGCACTCACCGCCGAGTTCCGTGCCCGTGTGGACGAGGCCGGCGATCCCGTGACCGATCGTGAGGCTCGGATCGACATGCTCGACGAGCTGCTGCCGGAGGCGTTCGCCGCTGTCCGCGAGGCCGCGAAGCGCACGATCGGCCAACGGCACTTCGACGTGCAGATCATGGGCGGCGCCGCGCTTCACTTCGGCTGGGTTGCTGAGATGAAGACGGGTGAGGGCAAGACGCTCGTGGCCACGTTGCCGGCCTACCTCAACGCGCTTGCGGGATACGGCGTCCACCTCATCACGGTGAACGACTACCTCGCCAAACGCGACGCCGAGTGGATGGGCCAGATCTACAGCTTCTTGGGCATGGAAGTCGGCGTCGTCATCCCCGAGATCGACGACTGGGACGAGAAGAAGATCGCGTACAACGCCGACATCACACACGGCACGAACAACGAGTTCGGGTTCGACTACCTCCGCGACAACATGGCCGGTTCTCGAGAAGAGCAGGTGCAGCGCGGGCACTCGTTCGCGATCGTCGACGAGGTCGACTCGATCCTGGTCGACGAGGCGCGCACCCCGCTCATCATCTCGGGTCGTGCCGATGACGCTCAGCAGCTCTACTACCAGTTCGCCCGAATCGTCGGCGGGCTCATGCGCGATCGGGATTACGAGGTCGACGAGGCGAAGCGAACCGTCGTGCCAACCGAGGAGGGCATCGGCCGGGTCGAGGAGGCGCTGTCCGTTACCAACCTCTACGAGCACGTCAACCAGAACTTCGTGCACCAGCTCCAGGCGGCGCTGCGCGCCAAGGAGCTCTTCAAGCGTGATGTCGACTACGTCGTGGCCGACGGCGAAGTGAAGATCGTCGACGAGTTCACGGGCCGGATCCTCGAGGGGCGACGGTGGAGCGAAGGTCTGCACCAAGCGGTCGAGGCCAAGGAAGGCGTGCGCATCAAGGAGGAGAACCAGACGCTCGCCACGGTGACCCTCCAGAACTACTTCCGCATGTACGACAAGCTCGCGGGCATGACGGGTACGGCCGCCACGGAGGCGGGCGAATTCGCGCACACGTACGGGCTCGAAGTGGTCTCCATCCCAACGAACGTCTTGATGATCCGAGCCGACCACCCCGATCTCATTTACAAGAGCGAGGCTTCGAAGTTCGAAGCCGTGGCCGACGACATCCAGGAGTGCTTCGAGCGCGGTCAACCTGTACTCGTCGGCACGATCTCGGTCGAGAAGTCTGAGCACCTCTCGGGTCTGCTCCAGCGCCGGGGCATCCAACACGCGGTGCTGAACGCCAAGCAGCACGAGAAGGAAGCGCACATCGTGACGCAGGCCGGACGGCCGCATGCGGTCACGGTTGCGACGAATATGGCCGGCCGCGGCGTCGACATCCTCCTCGGTGGCAACCCCGAGGGCCTCGCCCGCAGTGACCTCCTGGCCGAGGGCTCGTCGCCCGCGGACGATCCGCAACGCTTCGCCGAGCTGATCCGCAAGTACCGGGAGCAGTGCAACGAAGAGGGTGAGCAGGTCCGCCAGCTCGGTGGTCTGTATGTGCTCGGCACCGAGCGACACGAGAGCCGCCGCATCGACAACCAGCTCCGCGGTCGGTCAGGACGCCAGGGCGACCCGGGGGAGAGCCGGTTCTATCTGTCGCTCGAGGACGACCTCATGCGGCTCTTCGCGACGGGCGCGATGAGCTGGGTGATGGACCGCGCGTTCCCAGACGACATGCCGCTCGAAGCGAAGATGGTGACGAAGGCGATCGAGCGCGCGCAGCGCACCGTCGAGGACCGCAACTTCGAGATCCGCAAGGACGTTCTCAAGTACGACGAGGTGATGAACGAGCAGCGCAAGGTGATCTACCGGCGCCGCCAGCAGATCCTCGACGGTGAGGACCTGCGCGAGCAGGCGCTCGAAGCGATCGAGGACGCGCTCGACCGACTCATCGAGGCGAACTGCCCGGGCGAGTTCCCCGAAGACTGGGACCTCGACGAGTTCCATCGGAACCTGCTGGTCACGTTGCCCACCCAGCTCGAGCGCGCGGCACTCAACGAATCCATGCACGTGGACCAGCTCCGCGAGCTCGTGGTCGCCGACGCGCTTGCGCAGTACGCCGCCAAGGAAGAAGTCGTCGGCTCCGAGCAGCTGCGAGAGCTCGAGCGTCGGGTGATGCTCTCGGTGATCGACCAACACTGGCGCGAGCACCTCTACGAGATGGACTACCTGCGCGAAGGCATCAACCTGCGCGCCATGGGCCAGCGTGACCCGCTCGCCGAGTGGCAGCGCGAGGGCTACGACATGTTCGAGGCGATGATGGCTCTCATCGAAGACAACTTCGTGCAGTTCGTCACCCACCTCCAGGTCGTCGCGGAGGAGCCGGAGCGTGCCGCCCCGCGCAATCTGCGTTACAGCGCGCCGGAAGACCCGGTCCAGGGCTCCGGTGGCCTGCGCGACGTCGCCGCAAGCGCACCACCCGCGGAGGTGGAGGAGGCGCCGTTCGGCGAGGTGGTCGAGCCCATCGCCGACACGGAGGTTCAACAGCAACCCGTGACGGTCGACAAGACGCCGGGGCGCAACGAGCCCTGCTACTGCGGGAGCGGCAAGAAGTTCAAGCTCTGTCACGGGCGCTGA
- a CDS encoding permease-like cell division protein FtsX codes for MARLRYFARETVISLRRNLMMTIAGVLTVSVSLALFGGSLLLTRWAGHGTERIKGGVKLEAFMQVRATEQQISDVRAALDSDKDVKSFTYLDKAAAFEEFQRIFREDPDLVKNINADSLPPSFRIVPVRAELTPSIQRRFAAMSGVEDVVTPEKALEGLLDVTSKVRLGLILLSLVLLVSSLFLIVNTIRLATFARRREIEVMKLVGASNWFVRVPFLAEGLTQGLAGAGIATVVVVTLKYGGFDNWFNNPNSVFRLFYLTTGDAVLVTGLVVFAGMVIGLMGSGIGLRRFLRT; via the coding sequence TTGGCGCGACTTCGGTACTTTGCGCGCGAGACCGTCATCTCGTTGCGCCGCAACTTGATGATGACGATCGCCGGCGTGCTCACGGTGTCGGTGTCGCTCGCCCTGTTCGGCGGCAGCCTGCTGCTCACGCGCTGGGCCGGTCACGGAACCGAGCGGATCAAGGGCGGCGTCAAGCTCGAGGCGTTCATGCAGGTTCGGGCGACCGAGCAGCAGATCTCCGATGTTCGCGCCGCGCTCGACAGCGACAAGGACGTCAAGTCCTTCACCTACCTCGACAAGGCGGCGGCCTTCGAGGAGTTCCAGCGGATCTTCCGCGAGGACCCCGACCTCGTGAAGAACATCAACGCCGATTCCTTGCCGCCGTCCTTCCGGATCGTCCCGGTGCGGGCCGAGCTCACACCCAGCATCCAACGACGGTTCGCCGCGATGTCAGGTGTCGAAGACGTCGTCACGCCCGAAAAGGCACTCGAGGGGTTGCTCGACGTCACGAGCAAGGTCCGCCTGGGATTGATCCTGCTGTCGCTCGTGCTGCTCGTGTCTTCACTGTTCCTGATTGTCAACACGATCCGTCTCGCGACCTTCGCCCGCCGCCGCGAGATCGAAGTCATGAAGCTCGTCGGCGCTTCGAATTGGTTCGTGCGCGTGCCGTTCCTCGCCGAAGGCCTCACGCAAGGACTCGCGGGCGCGGGGATCGCCACCGTGGTCGTGGTCACCCTCAAGTACGGGGGCTTCGACAACTGGTTCAACAATCCCAACAGCGTCTTCCGGCTCTTCTATCTCACGACGGGTGACGCGGTGCTCGTGACCGGCCTCGTCGTGTTCGCGGGAATGGTCATCGGCCTCATGGGTTCGGGCATCGGCCTCCGCCGCTTCCTGAGAACCTGA
- a CDS encoding maleylpyruvate isomerase family mycothiol-dependent enzyme, whose amino-acid sequence MPTDIDYIGAIRENASALVDAAEQAGLDAPVPSCPKWNVADLLDHIGVVHRWAALSCNREPSDSFTSSRDSGIKSPDDVAARPAWVREGATELADTLASRSPEDACWTWAPPATIGFWQRRQAHETAMHRVDAQLAAGTAQPIDAHLAADGIDEWVTLLPNMAWREERSGAGETIHLHCTDVEGEWMLRLGASGLDVERTHGKGDVAARAPASSLLAWVMGRGAIDPLEVFGDRALLERWREDTKF is encoded by the coding sequence ATGCCCACAGACATCGACTACATCGGCGCGATTCGCGAGAACGCCTCGGCACTCGTCGACGCGGCCGAACAAGCCGGGCTCGATGCACCGGTGCCGTCGTGTCCGAAGTGGAATGTTGCCGATCTCTTGGACCACATCGGCGTGGTGCATCGCTGGGCCGCCCTGTCCTGCAACCGCGAGCCGTCGGATTCGTTCACGAGCTCGCGTGACTCGGGCATCAAGTCCCCGGATGACGTTGCCGCCCGACCGGCGTGGGTTCGCGAAGGCGCGACGGAGCTCGCCGACACCTTGGCGTCCCGGTCACCCGAGGACGCGTGCTGGACGTGGGCCCCACCCGCAACCATCGGCTTCTGGCAACGACGTCAGGCGCACGAGACCGCCATGCACCGCGTGGATGCGCAACTCGCCGCCGGCACGGCGCAGCCGATCGACGCGCACCTCGCCGCGGATGGCATCGACGAGTGGGTGACGCTGCTCCCGAACATGGCGTGGCGTGAGGAGCGAAGCGGAGCCGGCGAGACCATCCATCTGCATTGCACCGATGTCGAGGGCGAATGGATGCTCCGGCTCGGGGCGTCGGGCCTCGACGTCGAGCGCACGCACGGCAAGGGTGACGTGGCCGCCCGTGCTCCGGCGTCGAGCTTGCTGGCCTGGGTGATGGGGCGAGGGGCGATCGACCCGCTGGAGGTCTTCGGCGACCGGGCGTTGCTGGAGCGTTGGCGCGAGGACACGAAGTTCTGA
- a CDS encoding DUF3052 domain-containing protein, whose translation MAGYSGTPLVRKLGIKEGARLAVVGAPNGFAESLKLPKGVDLRREARGRLDVVLFFATRRAELARRFPRFANGLEPDGGLWIAWPKKTSGVATDLSFAPVQEIGLACGLVDNKVAAIDDTWSGLRFVYRVNDRPKR comes from the coding sequence TTGGCCGGCTACTCGGGAACCCCCCTCGTTCGGAAGCTGGGCATCAAGGAGGGCGCCCGACTCGCGGTGGTCGGCGCGCCGAACGGGTTTGCCGAGTCCTTGAAGCTCCCGAAGGGCGTTGATCTGCGTCGAGAGGCGCGCGGCCGCCTCGACGTCGTGCTGTTCTTCGCGACGCGGCGCGCCGAGCTTGCGCGGCGCTTCCCTCGCTTCGCCAACGGCCTGGAACCCGACGGTGGCCTGTGGATCGCATGGCCGAAGAAGACGTCAGGTGTGGCCACGGATCTTTCGTTCGCGCCGGTGCAGGAAATCGGGCTCGCATGCGGCCTCGTCGACAACAAGGTGGCGGCGATCGACGACACCTGGTCCGGACTGCGCTTCGTGTACCGCGTGAACGATCGACCGAAGCGCTGA
- a CDS encoding peptidoglycan DD-metalloendopeptidase family protein: MRRQPPLRLVLSAAIALALLGAPAVVNAASDNDHRRELEEQIGEASAAEAAALAELQEIRGRRMVIEARVAELDAQRVAAEAKLAPLEAEAARLTAEYTTLQTKVVETQARLEAAQRKLDRTAASLYRTERRGASYDVVFTSRPSRLLSQEQYLDRVSDKRHAIVNRVTVLRNDLEDQRKKIEVQKAEADAAAAEARSIRDQIAALLAELGPARAQAAQEQFLEQQSIDNIRANKAQYEGELAAMSATSDSIGGQLRARGGSGGGAPCEARPVPGPITSGYGPRYHPVLHYNRMHTGADMRASSGTPIRACRSGTVVIAGSQGGYGNAVVIDHGGGMGTLYAHQSRIAVSNGQQVSAGQIIGYVGSTGMSTGPHLHFEVRLSGNPVDPAPYL, encoded by the coding sequence ATGCGACGGCAGCCCCCGCTCCGCCTGGTCCTCTCCGCCGCGATCGCGCTGGCGTTGCTCGGCGCGCCTGCAGTCGTCAACGCGGCCAGCGACAACGACCACCGCCGAGAGCTCGAAGAGCAGATCGGCGAGGCGTCAGCGGCGGAGGCCGCGGCACTGGCTGAGCTCCAGGAGATCCGGGGCCGCCGGATGGTCATCGAGGCGCGCGTCGCCGAGCTCGATGCGCAGCGGGTCGCCGCCGAGGCGAAGCTCGCGCCGCTCGAGGCCGAAGCGGCCAGGCTCACCGCCGAGTACACGACGCTCCAAACCAAGGTGGTGGAGACCCAGGCGCGGCTCGAGGCCGCGCAGCGCAAGCTCGACCGCACCGCGGCCAGCCTCTACCGCACCGAGCGCCGCGGCGCTTCGTACGACGTCGTGTTCACCTCGCGCCCGAGTCGTCTGCTGTCCCAGGAGCAGTACCTCGATCGCGTCTCTGACAAGCGGCATGCGATCGTCAATCGCGTCACGGTGTTGCGCAACGACCTCGAGGACCAGCGCAAGAAGATCGAGGTCCAGAAGGCCGAAGCCGACGCGGCGGCGGCCGAGGCGCGCTCGATCCGCGACCAGATTGCTGCACTCCTCGCCGAGCTCGGACCGGCTCGCGCGCAAGCGGCGCAGGAGCAGTTCCTCGAGCAGCAGTCGATCGACAACATCCGAGCGAACAAGGCGCAGTACGAGGGCGAGCTCGCCGCGATGAGCGCCACCTCGGACAGCATCGGTGGGCAACTCCGGGCGCGCGGGGGTTCCGGTGGAGGAGCTCCGTGCGAGGCGCGCCCCGTCCCGGGTCCGATCACGAGTGGGTACGGGCCCCGGTATCACCCGGTCCTGCACTACAACCGGATGCACACCGGCGCCGACATGCGCGCGAGCTCAGGAACGCCCATCCGCGCGTGCCGGAGCGGCACGGTCGTGATCGCCGGCTCCCAAGGTGGCTACGGCAACGCCGTCGTCATCGACCACGGTGGCGGGATGGGGACGCTGTACGCGCACCAGTCGCGCATCGCGGTCTCCAACGGCCAGCAGGTGAGCGCCGGTCAGATCATCGGCTACGTGGGCAGCACCGGCATGTCCACCGGCCCCCACCTGCACTTCGAAGTCAGGTTGAGCGGGAACCCCGTCGACCCCGCGCCGTACCTCTAA
- the ftsE gene encoding cell division ATP-binding protein FtsE, translated as MLRFENVSKVYKGNVTALRDISIDVQKGEFIFLVGPSGSGKSTFLRLLLREEEPSNGRIVVAGRDISALGHWKVPQLRRNIGTIFQDYKLLPSRTVYENVAFAMEVIGRPRHVVRTQVPQVLDLVGLAKKAGRLPNELSGGEQQRVSIARAFVNRPLIVLADEPTGNLDPATTVGIMRILDRINRTGTTVVMATHDQRIVDAMRRRVVELDRGSLVRDQARGIYGVGS; from the coding sequence ATGCTGCGCTTCGAAAATGTCTCCAAGGTTTACAAGGGCAACGTCACCGCGCTCCGTGATATCTCGATCGACGTCCAGAAGGGCGAGTTCATCTTCCTGGTCGGCCCGTCGGGATCGGGGAAGTCGACGTTCCTCCGGTTGCTGCTGCGCGAGGAAGAACCGTCAAATGGGCGCATCGTGGTCGCGGGGCGTGACATCTCCGCGCTCGGCCATTGGAAGGTGCCGCAGCTGCGCCGCAACATCGGAACGATCTTCCAGGACTACAAGCTGCTGCCGAGCCGGACCGTGTACGAGAACGTGGCCTTTGCCATGGAGGTCATCGGGCGTCCTCGCCACGTGGTGCGCACGCAGGTTCCGCAAGTCCTCGACCTGGTCGGCTTGGCGAAGAAGGCGGGACGTCTGCCCAACGAGCTCTCCGGCGGCGAGCAGCAGCGAGTGTCGATCGCCCGGGCCTTCGTGAACCGTCCGCTAATCGTCCTCGCCGACGAGCCCACGGGGAACCTCGACCCCGCGACGACGGTCGGGATCATGCGGATCCTGGATCGCATCAATCGCACCGGCACCACCGTGGTGATGGCCACGCACGACCAACGGATCGTCGACGCGATGCGTCGCCGGGTGGTGGAGCTCGATCGCGGCAGCCTCGTGCGGGACCAAGCCCGCGGCATCTACGGCGTCGGGAGTTAG
- the prfB gene encoding peptide chain release factor 2 has product MRDFTDELSDLRRRIDDARSYLCIDATQTRVSELEKDAADPGLWDDPDRARAVNTELARLQEDITLVQGLEQRVSDLETLHEMGREEGTDELEPEIVAGVASLRDELDRLELRALFTGEHDERDAICDVNSGAGGTDAQDWTEMLLRMYTRWAERRGFDVEIDAVQPGTEAGISSATFTVKGRYAFGLLQSERGVHRLIRISPFDANARRQTAFASLNCVPALDETEAPEIDPTDLNIDTYRSSGAGGQHVNVTDSAVRITHLPTGIVVSCQNERSQTQNKARAMQILGARLAERQRQEREAELESLSGDKRDVAFGNQIRTYTLAPYRLVKDERTRYETGNVDAVLDGDVDAFIESWLQWRRREGPGQTA; this is encoded by the coding sequence ATGCGCGACTTCACTGACGAGCTGTCCGACCTCCGTCGCCGCATCGACGACGCTCGCAGCTACCTCTGCATCGACGCGACGCAGACGCGCGTGTCGGAGCTCGAGAAGGACGCGGCCGATCCCGGGTTGTGGGACGACCCCGATCGCGCCCGTGCCGTCAACACCGAGCTTGCGCGGCTCCAGGAGGACATCACGCTGGTCCAGGGTCTCGAGCAACGAGTCTCGGATCTCGAGACCCTTCACGAGATGGGTCGCGAGGAGGGCACCGACGAGCTCGAGCCCGAGATCGTCGCGGGTGTGGCCAGCCTTCGTGACGAGCTCGACCGGCTGGAGCTGCGCGCGCTGTTCACGGGCGAGCACGACGAGCGCGACGCCATCTGCGACGTGAACTCCGGCGCGGGAGGCACGGACGCGCAGGACTGGACCGAGATGCTCCTTCGTATGTACACGCGTTGGGCCGAACGGCGCGGCTTCGACGTCGAGATCGACGCCGTGCAGCCGGGTACCGAAGCGGGGATCTCGTCGGCCACGTTCACGGTGAAGGGTCGCTACGCGTTCGGGCTGCTGCAGAGCGAGCGAGGTGTGCACCGGCTCATCCGAATCTCACCGTTCGACGCCAACGCTCGGCGTCAGACCGCGTTCGCGTCGCTCAACTGCGTGCCCGCGCTCGACGAGACCGAGGCGCCGGAGATCGACCCGACGGACTTGAACATCGACACGTACCGCTCGTCGGGCGCCGGCGGGCAGCACGTGAACGTCACTGACTCCGCGGTGCGCATCACGCACCTTCCGACCGGAATCGTGGTCTCCTGTCAGAACGAGCGCTCGCAGACTCAGAACAAGGCCAGGGCGATGCAAATCCTCGGGGCGCGCTTGGCCGAGCGTCAACGCCAGGAGCGCGAGGCGGAGTTGGAGTCGCTGTCGGGCGACAAGCGCGACGTCGCCTTCGGAAACCAGATCCGTACCTACACGCTCGCGCCGTACCGCCTCGTGAAGGACGAACGCACGCGCTACGAGACCGGCAACGTGGACGCTGTGCTCGACGGCGACGTGGACGCGTTCATCGAGTCATGGCTCCAGTGGCGACGCCGGGAAGGGCCAGGTCAGACCGCATGA
- a CDS encoding SOS response-associated peptidase translates to MCGRFVVASSPQLLADQFDVQENTVDIVEPNYNIAPRQQVMVVRQREDRRVLSQVRWGLVPSWAKSAAVGDRMINARAEGLDTKPAYKRAFEKHRCIIPADGFYEWEVVAPPTTPKGRPKKRPVFVHRRDGEPMAFAGLWAAWKVPDGQEVEGVGEDGWLRSCVIVTTKPNDLLAPIHDRMPVALPEAAWARWLDPEDHDVATLSELLVPAPDDAFELWPVSTLVNKADNNGPELVRPVS, encoded by the coding sequence ATGTGCGGTCGCTTCGTCGTGGCGTCGTCCCCGCAGCTCCTGGCTGACCAGTTCGACGTGCAGGAGAACACGGTCGACATCGTCGAGCCCAACTACAACATCGCACCGCGCCAGCAGGTCATGGTCGTCCGCCAACGGGAGGATCGCCGTGTCTTGTCGCAGGTTCGGTGGGGCCTCGTGCCGTCGTGGGCGAAGAGCGCGGCCGTCGGTGACCGCATGATCAACGCTCGAGCCGAGGGGCTCGACACCAAGCCGGCGTACAAGCGGGCGTTTGAGAAGCACCGCTGCATCATCCCGGCCGACGGTTTCTACGAGTGGGAGGTCGTGGCGCCGCCCACGACGCCGAAGGGGCGGCCGAAGAAGCGACCGGTCTTCGTGCACCGCCGCGACGGTGAGCCGATGGCGTTCGCCGGGCTCTGGGCGGCGTGGAAGGTCCCTGATGGCCAGGAGGTGGAAGGCGTCGGGGAGGACGGCTGGCTTCGATCGTGCGTGATCGTCACGACCAAGCCGAACGACCTGCTCGCACCCATCCATGACCGGATGCCGGTCGCGTTGCCGGAAGCCGCGTGGGCGCGCTGGCTCGACCCCGAAGACCACGATGTGGCCACGCTGTCCGAGCTGCTCGTGCCCGCGCCCGATGACGCATTCGAGCTGTGGCCGGTGAGCACGCTTGTGAACAAGGCCGACAACAACGGCCCCGAGCTCGTGCGCCCCGTCTCGTAG